Sequence from the Methanosphaera cuniculi genome:
AGACATACCAACACAAACTGCATCAACATACTTAACATCCTTCATAAACTGGTATGCTTCTGCAGGACTTAAAACTCCTGCAGCAAGTGTACGATTTGCAATAACTTTTTTTTCATCATAAAGAGATAATAATTCATCCATTAATTTACGATTTTCCTTATTTAAGAAATTACAATCCATCATATAACCATAAAAGTTAATTGGAAGCATAATAACATCTATATACTTAAAAATATCAGAATTATAAATCTTATCAAGGTGATTAAATGGCATACGTGTTTCAATACCAGCAACATATCCATACTCACCACTAAGACGTTTAAGATAATCTACAACACGATCAATTTCACCTTTCTTAATACATTCATCAACAAAAAATCCATCAAGGATAACTGTTGACATTTCATATTTTGAAAATAACTCCATATCAGAATTAAAATTATCCTCAGATGTAAAGCCAATACAACTCCATGCATGACCACTTTTTATTGATAAATCAACACCAGCAATTAAATCATCTGAATTTCTAAGCATAAGAGTATCTAAATTTCCCTCATCATATGCATAATTTAATAATTTTTCCACATTTTCAGGTTGTTTTTTAAAGTCAAGTTCATAAAGACGTGAACGGTGTCCAAACTGTTGTGCAAATGTAAATACTGATGTTCCAAAAATAACTTCTTTAAATGTCATAATAATATTCTACTCCTTAAATTAATATCATTTTTTTTTAAATTATTCTTATTTAATTTCCAAATTCATTTTTTATTTTATAATATCTTTTTTATTAACTAATATTATTATATTATATAAAAAAAAGGCTCTGTCAAAAATTGGGTTGTTAAAAAAAAGTATTATTTTTACACTTAATGATGATTTTGTTTTAAATATTTTAAAATTAGAAAATAAGTCCGTAAAATTAATATGATTAGAGGAGTAGATATTTTTATATGTTTAACCAAAAAATAAATACTCCTGGTAATATATTTAACTTAATTCCTTATAATCTTTTCGATTTTATAAAAAATTTTGAAAATAAAGTAAAATTAGAATTTAAATCAGAAAATAAATCTAAAAAACGAATAAACAAAAAAAATAATGTTGAAAAAGAGAGTAATTATTATTTAAAAAATGATAAGGATATTTATCCGCATTGTGGATCAAAAAAAAAGTTATAAAATTTGCATATAAAACAAAAAAAATTAGTTATTTTAAATGAAGGAAAAGTAGAAGTTAAAATTCAGAGATATAAATGTAAAAATATGCAATAAAATATTTAATACTGATTTGTCTAATTTTGTTTTACCGAATTGTAATATTATAATTCCTGTAATAGGGACTATTCGAAGAATTTATTCAATTCATGGATCTAGTATCTATAAAATTAAGTATGAGTTAAAAAAACAGTTTAAAGTAGATATTTCACACCAAAGTATATAAAACGTTATTAAAAACTATAAAAAAGAAAATAAAGTTTAATTCTGGAGTTATTCAGGTTATTACTTATTTAATAGTCTTTGGACTAAAATTAACTGTTCGTGGAAGTATATTTTAGCTTTATTTGATGTTAAACAGAATACATTGGTTTCATTTGATTTAGCTTCGAATGAGTCTAAAAAAACAATAAAAAAGTTTTTATAGAAATCTACGCATAACCAAAAGATAATAGCAATAACAACAGATTTAAAAGAAGAATATAGACTTCCTATAGCACAATTAGAATTTAAACACCAATTTTGTAATTTTCACACAAAATAAAAGATAAATAGGAATATAAAAAAATAAATAAAAGAAAATAAATTGTCAAAAGAAGAAATAAAGGATATTAAAAAACTTAAAAGATATATTTTTGAAATATTTGATTGTGAAAATATAGATTTAGCTAAAAATAAATTAAATGAACTTAAAAAGATTACAAAAGACATGAAAAATGTTATTTCAAGAATTTTAAATGAATTTATTAAGCCTTACTTTAAAAACTTAACATATGCAATTGAAAATAGAAATATAGCATTTACAAGTAATAAAATCGAAAATTTATTTCAAAAAGTATTTCCAAAATCAATTAAAAAAAGAATGAAAACGAAATATGGAGTTTTAAACAGATTTGAGCTAAAATTAGAATATTGGAATGATAATAACAAAGTTTGAAAAAACCAACCCAATTTTTGACAGAGCCAAAAAAAAATACTAAAAAAAATATTTTTTTAAATCATGATCTAATCTGGCTTTGTCAAAAACTTTCTGGTTTTGGAATCATATCATTTTATAGTAAAAATACTTATTTGTAAAAAAAGGATTTAAATTAAAAAATAAGTTAGTAAAATTAATATAATTTGAGGGAGTTAAATTTTAACATGTTAAATAAAAAAAATAACCTTCCTCAATAATATATTAGATGTAATTCCATATAAAATTTTTGATTTTATTAAAAATGTTTCAAAAAATATTCAAATAGGTTTTAAGACTCAAAAAAATAATTATAAATTTTTTAATGAAGAAAATATTGATTTATATAAAAAATCAGTTTATTTAGAAAATAATAAATCGATTTGTCCACATTGTGGAAGTAAACACAATACAAAACATGAATATACAAAAAGAAAATTAGTAGTTTTAGAAGATGGGGAAGTAGAACTTAAAATTTTAAGATATAAATGTAAAATGTGGAAAAACATTTAATAAAGATTTATCTGAATTTATTTTACCAAATTGTAATATTACAATTCCAGTAATAACTGAAATACTAAAATTATTATCTATTTACGGATCTAGTATCTATAAAATAAAAAATAACTTAAAACAAAGCTTTAACGTAGATATTTCACACCAAACTATAGAAAACATTATTTTATCATACGCATATAAAAATAAAGCAGAATCATGGACGTATTCAGGTTATTATTCATTTGATAGTCTTTGGGTGAAAATTAAACGAGAATTGAACTATCTTTTTGCATTATCAGACACTAAAATGAATACTATTGTAGCGATGAAAATATACTCGGATGAGTCAAAAAAGAACGTTAAAGAGTTCTTAACAAAATCAACACAAAATCAGGAAAGAATATCAATAACAACAGATTTAAAAATAGATTATAGACAACCAATAACTGATTTAAAGTTTAAACACCAATTTTGTATATTTAACACGAAACAAAAACTAAATAGAGATATACACACATATATAACCCAAGAAAAAGTAGATAAAAAAAGAAATATTTGAAATACTGAATTGTAAAGATATAAAACAAGCAAGAAAAAAACTAAATGAACTTGTTAGTTACGCTAAAAGCGTAAAAAATGTTATTTCATATATAATTTGGAAATTAATTGTTATTTATTTTAAAAACTTAACATTTGCAATTGAAAATAAAAATATAGTATCTACAAACAATAAAATTGAAAATATGTTCCAAAAAATATTTCCAAAAGAAATTAAAAAAAGGATGAAGACAATAAAAGGTGTTTTAACAAGATTTAGATTAAAACAAAATTATTAGGACGCTCATAATAAAGTTTGAAAAAACCAACCCAATTTTTGACAGAGCCTCTAATATATATTAAATCAATTATTTATAATAAAAAAAATATAAATAAATATACCTTATTAATTAAGTTTTCATACTATATTAATAGATGATAATTAAAGAAAAAAAAATAATAACGATTAATTTTTATAAAAATTAAATTCACAATAACCTATATAAAAATAAGACAGGAGAGTTAACATGCAAAAAGTTTTAGTTGCAGATAAAATAAATGATCAAGGAGTAGAAGTACTCGAAGGATCAGCAGAAGTAGTATTTGATCCAACAATAACCCCAGAAGAACTTCTTGAAACAATAGACCAATACACAGGAATAATTGTAAGAAGTAGAACAAAAGTAACACGTGATGTAATAGAAAAAGCAAAAAATCTAAAAATCATCGCACGTGCAGGAGTAGGTGTAGATAACATCGATGTACAAGCAGCAACAGATAATGGAATACTTGTAGTAAACGCACCACAATCCACATCAATCACAGTAGCAGAACATGCAATGGGATTAATCCTAGCATTAAGTCGTAAAATAGCAATAGCTGATGCATCAGTAAAAGATGGAAAATGGGAAAAAAGCCGATTTATGGGAATGGAACTAAGAAACAAAACCCTAGGTGTAATCGGAATGGGAAGAATTGGAAGTCAAGTTGTAAAACGAGCAAAAGCATTTGAAATGGATGTAATCGTATATGACCCATACATAACCGAAGAAACAGCAGACGAATTAGGTGTAAGAATCACAACACTTGAAGACCTAATAGAAAATGCTGATGTAATGACAATCCACGTACCATTAACACCAGAAACCAAAGGATTAATATCAAAAGAACAACTCAACCAAATGAAAGATAATGCAATCCTAATAAACTGTGCAAGAGGAGGAATCATAAACGAAGAAGACCTATATGAAGTACTAAAAGAAAGACCAGAACTTAAAGTAGGACTCGACGTATATGAAAACGAACCACTTGAAGACAGCCCACTAGTAGAATTAGATAACGTAGTATTAACACCACACATCGCAGCATCAACAAAAGAAGCACAACGTGATGCAGCAATTATTGTAGCAAAAGAAGTTAAAGAGGTATTAAATGGAAACACACCAAGTAACGTCCTAAATATGCCTGTGGTGGACTCTGAAACCTTTCAGAAACTAAAACCATACTTCAAATTAACAGAAAAACTTGGTCAAATACTAGTACAAACAACATCTCCAAACGTAAAAGAACTAAAAATCATCTACAGTGGAAAAATCTCAGGAAGAGCAAAAGAACCATTAACACGTGAATTACTAAAAGAATTCCTAAACCCAATACTAAATGAACCAGTAAATTCCGTAAATGCAAAATCTATAGCAAAACAACGTGGAATCGTAATCACAGAAGGTGAAATAGATAAAAACGGAAAATACGATGCAACAATAAAAATAGATGTAATCACAGATGATGATGAAATTACAATTGAAGGAACAGTAGAAAATGATGAAGTATGTGTAATTTCAATAGATGACTATGACATAAACCTAACACTTGAAGGTAACATGGCAATCATCAAATACATCGACTTACCAGGAACAATCGGTAAAATCGGACAAATACTCGGTGATTACGAAATAAACATTGGTGAAATGAAAGTTGGAAGACTCTCAGAAGGCGGAGAAGCTGTAATGGTTGTAAAAGTAGATCAAGAAATACCAGAAGAAGTAGTTGAAAAACTTGAAGAAACACCAGATATTGAAAGTGTAAAAGCAATTAAATTATAGGATTAACCAAAAATCCTATTTACTACTTTCTTTTTAAAATTAAACATCCAATATATGATAACTATTTTTTTAAACAATATAACATTAAAACATGTAAAATATTAAACACCAAAACCTAAAATCCAGTGAAATCTATTTTTATAAATGTATAATTTATAGTAAAATAAGTAAAATATTATAAAATGTATAAAAATTAAATTGGGTGGGGAATATCTAAATAATTATATTTTTTTTTATTCATTATTTAATTTTTTAAGACGTTCATTTTCTTCCTTAAGTTTTTCAATATCTGCTTCCATAGCTTTAATTTCTTCTTCTATTTCAGTTGATGATTTAGCAGGTTCTTCTACTTGTTTAGATTCTATTTCTTTAGTTTCTGGTGTTATATCAATTACATGATTATTATCCATTGATACACCTTGTTTTATAACATTTAAACTAATTTCATCTATTGAATCACCAGGAGTTTTATCTGTACAGATTGATACTTCTATATCATCACCTGGCTCATATTCTGGTGGTAATGGAATTTTCTTAGTTATTAATTCATCCCCTACTTCAATTTGTAATTCTATAATATTTGCATCTTGTGGTTGTTCATCTTGTTGCATGTTTTCATCCTCACTTTTATCATTGTTGTTATTATCTATATTTTTATCTACACTTGAATCTATATTTTTATCATTATTTTCTATATAATCTTGTGACATTGAAATATTTTCTGATATATTTGTTGGTTGTGTTGAGTTTGGTATTTGATTAATTAAGTCTTGATGATATATATCTGTTGATTTAACATCATCATCTTCATCATCATCTTCTTTCATTTCTTTTAGGAATTCTTCATCAAAGTCATCATCTATATCAAAGTCTTCCAAGTTTTTAATATCTACATCTTCACCTAGATCTTTTATTGTAAATGGTATTGGGTTTCCTGCCTGATCATATGATCCTATGGTATATGGTGTGTATGGTTG
This genomic interval carries:
- a CDS encoding aldo-keto reductase family protein, with protein sequence MTFKEVIFGTSVFTFAQQFGHRSRLYELDFKKQPENVEKLLNYAYDEGNLDTLMLRNSDDLIAGVDLSIKSGHAWSCIGFTSEDNFNSDMELFSKYEMSTVILDGFFVDECIKKGEIDRVVDYLKRLSGEYGYVAGIETRMPFNHLDKIYNSDIFKYIDVIMLPINFYGYMMDCNFLNKENRKLMDELLSLYDEKKVIANRTLAAGVLSPAEAYQFMKDVKYVDAVCVGMSKEAEIDETMKTIYDVMS
- the serA gene encoding phosphoglycerate dehydrogenase; this encodes MQKVLVADKINDQGVEVLEGSAEVVFDPTITPEELLETIDQYTGIIVRSRTKVTRDVIEKAKNLKIIARAGVGVDNIDVQAATDNGILVVNAPQSTSITVAEHAMGLILALSRKIAIADASVKDGKWEKSRFMGMELRNKTLGVIGMGRIGSQVVKRAKAFEMDVIVYDPYITEETADELGVRITTLEDLIENADVMTIHVPLTPETKGLISKEQLNQMKDNAILINCARGGIINEEDLYEVLKERPELKVGLDVYENEPLEDSPLVELDNVVLTPHIAASTKEAQRDAAIIVAKEVKEVLNGNTPSNVLNMPVVDSETFQKLKPYFKLTEKLGQILVQTTSPNVKELKIIYSGKISGRAKEPLTRELLKEFLNPILNEPVNSVNAKSIAKQRGIVITEGEIDKNGKYDATIKIDVITDDDEITIEGTVENDEVCVISIDDYDINLTLEGNMAIIKYIDLPGTIGKIGQILGDYEINIGEMKVGRLSEGGEAVMVVKVDQEIPEEVVEKLEETPDIESVKAIKL
- a CDS encoding Mov34/MPN/PAD-1 family protein — translated: MNFNKFLTKLLGNDKKIEEVQVDQKVIDEIVKIARNADPNEYVALLSGKREKQILKITGLIFLPYAASNTSAVMQIFMKPMTTTAVGSVHSHPGPSNMPSDADLQFFSQNGFFHMIICQPYTPYTIGSYDQAGNPIPFTIKDLGEDVDIKNLEDFDIDDDFDEEFLKEMKEDDDEDDDVKSTDIYHQDLINQIPNSTQPTNISENISMSQDYIENNDKNIDSSVDKNIDNNNNDKSEDENMQQDEQPQDANIIELQIEVGDELITKKIPLPPEYEPGDDIEVSICTDKTPGDSIDEISLNVIKQGVSMDNNHVIDITPETKEIESKQVEEPAKSSTEIEEEIKAMEADIEKLKEENERLKKLNNE